From a single Paramormyrops kingsleyae isolate MSU_618 chromosome 14, PKINGS_0.4, whole genome shotgun sequence genomic region:
- the pcnx4 gene encoding pecanex-like protein 4 isoform X1: MGPDVPLLNDYKQEFFWKRFPQTVLGGPRFKLGYCAPPYVYIHQIILFLTPWLIGGVGTLLHQLQVLEELGAASLSGGLMLGAAVVVQALAVRAAQRTGRVERIHTASILAEEEEVEFTSCAGPETVRFLIPGKRLIPNTVLHVVLAGVVCGLGTWYLLLSRLSSLYGSQWAAGLIFILSWVTLCIGEYSLIINTAPETATFQPQDTYEITPLTRPLYILIFIAVDIAQSRVTGPIPALVLSSQVLHVLFLLLPLLWALGLLSPLDALLLWGMEQTLVFGLGGSPMSTNFRLLVMFMVSVCVPVCTFFIPSTLGVVLFTVALGFLLSLDFSQVGPLLRACRMDGQSTDLSARLPSSLGWGLGWREVLLHLVLLLGALTEAGLLHYFLPSPQDWSVGPQAVAGYLSLILFVINWTLQEVQGVYLLGGVFHNPLYPKETTNVKVFKVQSKCLRMAGMIRRVLVNLVAPFAMIAFLAMDGSLLALHTASLSVGFTRAFRAVWQSTEHLLFQVTVVAVLRLLAMGSELPWWDGLGTGVQLILVSLASDRLLQLTSKVRFALTVLVTSWTEKKQRRQWAGALLALNAAFSPLLLCTLVLSALLSAPLLPLFTLPVFLVGFPRPQRCWPGPVGTACSCPDSVYYQQMSGSLAAALRTAFAGGVLGLSSPGSHFLGRFQDRIVWINVLEQGFGYCSVNIKGLELQETSCHTAEARRVDEVFESAFEAPDGLGLPTGLNLHWGNAMTPRAALPVCTYSDARSVLTGIIDSHTNLRQLRDDFLKVLVWVLLQSCVRGGRAFVGGPGYKPEGSLQDSGPQSPTEAPSPECRQDSPSLNSLSDWSDEDDLFGPQPARKTTALVSVGAPLPAGPSLPGSVELNSLYGDVPLSAIQPLRPLGLGLPAMDRGQESEVPGLVGFTPPRVKFGSPHADLLEPPLAWRAAPLAASRPQQLRLAFPEEWFHFVLGRLGPAEQGEAPKPVAEALRELHAQVALNCLVALGAETTTPSPSYVYRVYCGDVPWTEGLDWLTSNKELYHLTMKAFRYSFKLLLDQASLGAIGGPEELLSTLEEYEQDWYIGLASEHGWRDAVLQEKPFLFSLGYDLTMGTYTGRVLTLQEVLVQLGHLNGEGVRGQWANLSWELLYATNDDEERYSIQAHPVLLRNLTVQAADPPLGYPIYSSAPLHLPVF, translated from the exons ATGGGGCCCGATGTCCCTCTGCTCAATGACTACAAGCAGGAGTTCTTCTGGAAGCGCTTTCCCCAGACAGTGCTGGGAGGTCCCCGCTTCAAACTGGGCTACTGTGCCCCACCATATGTCTACATCCACCAGATCATCCTGTTCCTGACGCCCTGGCTCATAGGCGGTGTGGGCACGCTACTGCATCAGTTACAGGTTCTGGAGGAGCTCGGTGCCGCCTCCCTCTCCGGAGGGCTTATGCTGGGGGCTGCTGTGGTTGTCCAGGCGCTGGCCGTGCGAGCAGCACAGCGGACAGGGCGAGTGGAGCGCATACACACAGCCAGCATCCTGGCggaagaggaggaggtggagttTACAAGCTGTGCCGGCCCCGAGACCGTCCGCTTCCTCATCCCGGGAAAAAGGCTCATCCCAAACACAGTGCTACATGTGGTGCTGGCTGGGGTCGTGTGCGGCCTGGGGACGTGGTACCTACTCCTCAGCAGACTCAGCAGCCTGTACGGCAGCCAGTGGGCTGCAGGACTGATCTTCATCCTAAGCTGGGTGACCCTCTGCATCGGGGAATACTCCCTTATCATCAACACGGCCCCCGAGACGGCCACCTTTCAGCCACAGGACACCTATGAGATCACACCGCTCACCCGCCCGCtctacattttaattttcatcGCCGTGGACATCGCTCAGAG CAGAGTGACGGGCCCCATTCCAGCGCTGGTGTTAAGCAGTCAGGTGCTCCACGTGCTTTTCCTCCTCTTGCCGCTGCTGTGGGCGCTGGGCTTGCTGTCACCTCTAGATGCCCTTCTGCTCTGGGGAATGGAGCAGACTTTGGTTTTTGGCCTGGGTGGATCACCCATGTCAACTAACTTCAG GCTGCTGGTGATGTTCatggtttctgtgtgtgtaccgGTGTGCACCTTCTTCATCCCTTCCACACTGGGCGTGGTGCTCTTCACCGTAGCCTTGGGCTTCCTGCTCAGCCTGGATTTCAGCCAGGTTGGGCCGCTTCTGCGGGCTTGCAGGATGGATGGCCAGTCTACAGATCTGTCTGCCAGATTGCCTTCTTCACTGGGATGGGGGCTGGGTTGGAGAGAGGTGCTGCTCCACCTGGTCCTGCTGCTCGGGGCTCTGACTGAGGCTGGGCTCCTCCACTACTTCCTGCCCTCACCCCAGGACTGGTCTGTGGGACCCCAGGCTGTTGCTGGCTACCTCTCACTAATTCTCTTTGTGATCAACTGGACTCTCCAAGAGGTCCAGGGTGTGTACCTCCTAGGAGGGGTCTTCCACAACCCTCTTTACCCCAAGGAAACAACCAACGTGAAGGTGTTCAAGGTGCAGAGTAAATGCCTTCGGATGGCTGGTATGATTAGAAGAGTGCTGGTCAATCTCG TGGCACCATTTGCCATGATTGCCTTTCTGGCTATGGACGGCTCCCTGCTGGCTCTGCACACGGCATCCCTCAGTGTGGGCTTCACCCGGGCTTTCAGAGCA GTTTGGCAGAGCACCGAGCACCTGCTGTTCCAGGTGACGGTGGTGGCCGTGCTGCGCCTCTTGGCGATGGGCTCTGAGCTGCCCTGGTGGGATGGCCTTGGGACGGGCGTCCAGCTCATTCTG GTGAGCTTGGCCAGCGACCGTCTGCTGCAGCTGACCTCCAAGGTGCGATTCGCCCTAACGGTGCTGGTGACCTCCTGGACGGAGAAGAAGCAGAGGCGGCAGTGGGCGGGCGCCCTCCTGGCCTTGAACGCCGCGTTCAGTCCCCTGCTGCTGTGCACGCTGGTCCTGTCGGCGCTGCTCTCCGCCCCGCTGCTCCCGCTCTTCACGCTGCCCGTCTTCCTGGTGGGATTCCCCCGGCCCCAGCGATGCTGGCCGGGCCCCGTGGGCACCGCATGCTCCTGCCCAGACTCCGTCTACTACCAGCAGATGAGCGGGAGCCTTGCAGCCGCCCTGCGGACCGCCTTTGCCGGGGGAGTGCTAG GCCTTTCCAGTCCTGGGTCACACTTCCTCGGCCGTTTCCAGGATCGGATCGTGTGGATTAATGTCCTAGAGCAAGGCTTTGGGTACTGCTCAGTTAACATCAAG GGCTTGGAACTGCAGGAGACCTCGTGCCACACAGCTGAGGCGAGGCGCGTGGATGAGGTGTTTGAAAGTGCTTTTGAAGCTCCGGATGGTCTGGGACTCCCCACGGGCCTGAACCTGCACTGGGGCAATGCGATGACCCCCCGCGCCGCGCTGCCTGTCTGCACTTACTCCGACGCCCGGAGCGTGTTGACGGGAATCATCGACTCGCACACCAACCTGCGCCAGCTGAGAGACGACTTCCTGAAGGTCCTCGTGTGGGTGCTCCTGCAGTCCTGCGTCCGGGGCGGCAGGGCCTTCGTGGGCGGCCCTGGCTACAAGCCGGAGGGCAGCTTGCAGGACTCTGGGCCCCAGAGCCCAACGGAGGCCCCCTCTCCGGAGTGCCGCCAGGACAGCCCCAGCCTGAACTCACTGAGCGACTGGTCCGACGAGGACGACCTGTTCGGCCCGCAGCCGGCCAGGAAGACGACGGCACTGGTGAGTGTAGGGGCTCCCCTGCCGGCTGGTCCATCGCTTCCCGGGTCCGTGGAGTTAAACAGCCTCTACGGGGATGTGCCGCTCTCCGCCATTCAGCCCTTACGGCCACTGGGCCTAGGGCTTCCAGCCATGGATCGGGGCCAGGAGAGCGAAGTACCCGGCCTCGTGGGGTTCACCCCTCCCAGGGTGAAATTTGGCTCACCCCATGCAGATCTGTTGGAGCCGCCCCTAGCCTGGAGGGCCGCCCCTCTGGCCGCCTCACGTCCACAACAGCTGAGGCTGGCTTTTCCTGAGGAGTGGTTCCACTTCGTGTTAGGAAGGCTTGGGCCGGCCGAGCAGGGAGAGGCTCCCAAGCCGGTGGCCGAGGCTCTGCGGGAACTGCATGCGCAGGTGGCCCTGAACTGTTTGGTTGCACTGGGCGCCGAGaccaccacccccagccccagcTATGTGTACAGGGTCTACTGCGGGGACGTCCCCTGGACCGAAGGCCTTGACTGGCTCACCAGCAACAAAGAATTGTACCATCTCACGATGAAAGCGTTCAG GTACAGCTTCAAGCTGCTGTTGGACCAGGCAAGCCTGGGAGCCATAGGAGGCCCCGAGGAGCTTCTGAGCACCCTGGAGGAGTATGAACAAGACTGGTACATCGGCCTGGCGTCGGAGCACGGCTGGCGGGATGCCGTCCTGCAGGAGAAGCCTTTCCTTTTCTCCCTGGGTTACGACCTCACTATG GGCACCTACACAGGCCGTGTCCTCACACTGCAGGAGGTTCTGGTGCAGCTGGGCCACCTCAATGGGGAGGGGGTGCGGGGCCAGTGGGCCAACCTGTCCTGGGAGCTGCTGTACGCCACCAACGATGACGAGGAGCGCTACAGCATCCAGGCTCACCCCGTGCTCCTGCGCAACCTCACCGTGCAGGCCGCAGACCCACCGCTGGGGTACCCCATCTACTCTTCTGCTCCGCTGCACCTGCCCGTCTTCTGA
- the pcnx4 gene encoding pecanex-like protein 4 isoform X2 codes for MGPDVPLLNDYKQEFFWKRFPQTVLGGPRFKLGYCAPPYVYIHQIILFLTPWLIGGVGTLLHQLQVLEELGAASLSGGLMLGAAVVVQALAVRAAQRTGRVERIHTASILAEEEEVEFTSCAGPETVRFLIPGKRLIPNTVLHVVLAGVVCGLGTWYLLLSRLSSLYGSQWAAGLIFILSWVTLCIGEYSLIINTAPETATFQPQDTYEITPLTRPLYILIFIAVDIAQRVTGPIPALVLSSQVLHVLFLLLPLLWALGLLSPLDALLLWGMEQTLVFGLGGSPMSTNFRLLVMFMVSVCVPVCTFFIPSTLGVVLFTVALGFLLSLDFSQVGPLLRACRMDGQSTDLSARLPSSLGWGLGWREVLLHLVLLLGALTEAGLLHYFLPSPQDWSVGPQAVAGYLSLILFVINWTLQEVQGVYLLGGVFHNPLYPKETTNVKVFKVQSKCLRMAGMIRRVLVNLVAPFAMIAFLAMDGSLLALHTASLSVGFTRAFRAVWQSTEHLLFQVTVVAVLRLLAMGSELPWWDGLGTGVQLILVSLASDRLLQLTSKVRFALTVLVTSWTEKKQRRQWAGALLALNAAFSPLLLCTLVLSALLSAPLLPLFTLPVFLVGFPRPQRCWPGPVGTACSCPDSVYYQQMSGSLAAALRTAFAGGVLGLSSPGSHFLGRFQDRIVWINVLEQGFGYCSVNIKGLELQETSCHTAEARRVDEVFESAFEAPDGLGLPTGLNLHWGNAMTPRAALPVCTYSDARSVLTGIIDSHTNLRQLRDDFLKVLVWVLLQSCVRGGRAFVGGPGYKPEGSLQDSGPQSPTEAPSPECRQDSPSLNSLSDWSDEDDLFGPQPARKTTALVSVGAPLPAGPSLPGSVELNSLYGDVPLSAIQPLRPLGLGLPAMDRGQESEVPGLVGFTPPRVKFGSPHADLLEPPLAWRAAPLAASRPQQLRLAFPEEWFHFVLGRLGPAEQGEAPKPVAEALRELHAQVALNCLVALGAETTTPSPSYVYRVYCGDVPWTEGLDWLTSNKELYHLTMKAFRYSFKLLLDQASLGAIGGPEELLSTLEEYEQDWYIGLASEHGWRDAVLQEKPFLFSLGYDLTMGTYTGRVLTLQEVLVQLGHLNGEGVRGQWANLSWELLYATNDDEERYSIQAHPVLLRNLTVQAADPPLGYPIYSSAPLHLPVF; via the exons ATGGGGCCCGATGTCCCTCTGCTCAATGACTACAAGCAGGAGTTCTTCTGGAAGCGCTTTCCCCAGACAGTGCTGGGAGGTCCCCGCTTCAAACTGGGCTACTGTGCCCCACCATATGTCTACATCCACCAGATCATCCTGTTCCTGACGCCCTGGCTCATAGGCGGTGTGGGCACGCTACTGCATCAGTTACAGGTTCTGGAGGAGCTCGGTGCCGCCTCCCTCTCCGGAGGGCTTATGCTGGGGGCTGCTGTGGTTGTCCAGGCGCTGGCCGTGCGAGCAGCACAGCGGACAGGGCGAGTGGAGCGCATACACACAGCCAGCATCCTGGCggaagaggaggaggtggagttTACAAGCTGTGCCGGCCCCGAGACCGTCCGCTTCCTCATCCCGGGAAAAAGGCTCATCCCAAACACAGTGCTACATGTGGTGCTGGCTGGGGTCGTGTGCGGCCTGGGGACGTGGTACCTACTCCTCAGCAGACTCAGCAGCCTGTACGGCAGCCAGTGGGCTGCAGGACTGATCTTCATCCTAAGCTGGGTGACCCTCTGCATCGGGGAATACTCCCTTATCATCAACACGGCCCCCGAGACGGCCACCTTTCAGCCACAGGACACCTATGAGATCACACCGCTCACCCGCCCGCtctacattttaattttcatcGCCGTGGACATCGCTCAGAG AGTGACGGGCCCCATTCCAGCGCTGGTGTTAAGCAGTCAGGTGCTCCACGTGCTTTTCCTCCTCTTGCCGCTGCTGTGGGCGCTGGGCTTGCTGTCACCTCTAGATGCCCTTCTGCTCTGGGGAATGGAGCAGACTTTGGTTTTTGGCCTGGGTGGATCACCCATGTCAACTAACTTCAG GCTGCTGGTGATGTTCatggtttctgtgtgtgtaccgGTGTGCACCTTCTTCATCCCTTCCACACTGGGCGTGGTGCTCTTCACCGTAGCCTTGGGCTTCCTGCTCAGCCTGGATTTCAGCCAGGTTGGGCCGCTTCTGCGGGCTTGCAGGATGGATGGCCAGTCTACAGATCTGTCTGCCAGATTGCCTTCTTCACTGGGATGGGGGCTGGGTTGGAGAGAGGTGCTGCTCCACCTGGTCCTGCTGCTCGGGGCTCTGACTGAGGCTGGGCTCCTCCACTACTTCCTGCCCTCACCCCAGGACTGGTCTGTGGGACCCCAGGCTGTTGCTGGCTACCTCTCACTAATTCTCTTTGTGATCAACTGGACTCTCCAAGAGGTCCAGGGTGTGTACCTCCTAGGAGGGGTCTTCCACAACCCTCTTTACCCCAAGGAAACAACCAACGTGAAGGTGTTCAAGGTGCAGAGTAAATGCCTTCGGATGGCTGGTATGATTAGAAGAGTGCTGGTCAATCTCG TGGCACCATTTGCCATGATTGCCTTTCTGGCTATGGACGGCTCCCTGCTGGCTCTGCACACGGCATCCCTCAGTGTGGGCTTCACCCGGGCTTTCAGAGCA GTTTGGCAGAGCACCGAGCACCTGCTGTTCCAGGTGACGGTGGTGGCCGTGCTGCGCCTCTTGGCGATGGGCTCTGAGCTGCCCTGGTGGGATGGCCTTGGGACGGGCGTCCAGCTCATTCTG GTGAGCTTGGCCAGCGACCGTCTGCTGCAGCTGACCTCCAAGGTGCGATTCGCCCTAACGGTGCTGGTGACCTCCTGGACGGAGAAGAAGCAGAGGCGGCAGTGGGCGGGCGCCCTCCTGGCCTTGAACGCCGCGTTCAGTCCCCTGCTGCTGTGCACGCTGGTCCTGTCGGCGCTGCTCTCCGCCCCGCTGCTCCCGCTCTTCACGCTGCCCGTCTTCCTGGTGGGATTCCCCCGGCCCCAGCGATGCTGGCCGGGCCCCGTGGGCACCGCATGCTCCTGCCCAGACTCCGTCTACTACCAGCAGATGAGCGGGAGCCTTGCAGCCGCCCTGCGGACCGCCTTTGCCGGGGGAGTGCTAG GCCTTTCCAGTCCTGGGTCACACTTCCTCGGCCGTTTCCAGGATCGGATCGTGTGGATTAATGTCCTAGAGCAAGGCTTTGGGTACTGCTCAGTTAACATCAAG GGCTTGGAACTGCAGGAGACCTCGTGCCACACAGCTGAGGCGAGGCGCGTGGATGAGGTGTTTGAAAGTGCTTTTGAAGCTCCGGATGGTCTGGGACTCCCCACGGGCCTGAACCTGCACTGGGGCAATGCGATGACCCCCCGCGCCGCGCTGCCTGTCTGCACTTACTCCGACGCCCGGAGCGTGTTGACGGGAATCATCGACTCGCACACCAACCTGCGCCAGCTGAGAGACGACTTCCTGAAGGTCCTCGTGTGGGTGCTCCTGCAGTCCTGCGTCCGGGGCGGCAGGGCCTTCGTGGGCGGCCCTGGCTACAAGCCGGAGGGCAGCTTGCAGGACTCTGGGCCCCAGAGCCCAACGGAGGCCCCCTCTCCGGAGTGCCGCCAGGACAGCCCCAGCCTGAACTCACTGAGCGACTGGTCCGACGAGGACGACCTGTTCGGCCCGCAGCCGGCCAGGAAGACGACGGCACTGGTGAGTGTAGGGGCTCCCCTGCCGGCTGGTCCATCGCTTCCCGGGTCCGTGGAGTTAAACAGCCTCTACGGGGATGTGCCGCTCTCCGCCATTCAGCCCTTACGGCCACTGGGCCTAGGGCTTCCAGCCATGGATCGGGGCCAGGAGAGCGAAGTACCCGGCCTCGTGGGGTTCACCCCTCCCAGGGTGAAATTTGGCTCACCCCATGCAGATCTGTTGGAGCCGCCCCTAGCCTGGAGGGCCGCCCCTCTGGCCGCCTCACGTCCACAACAGCTGAGGCTGGCTTTTCCTGAGGAGTGGTTCCACTTCGTGTTAGGAAGGCTTGGGCCGGCCGAGCAGGGAGAGGCTCCCAAGCCGGTGGCCGAGGCTCTGCGGGAACTGCATGCGCAGGTGGCCCTGAACTGTTTGGTTGCACTGGGCGCCGAGaccaccacccccagccccagcTATGTGTACAGGGTCTACTGCGGGGACGTCCCCTGGACCGAAGGCCTTGACTGGCTCACCAGCAACAAAGAATTGTACCATCTCACGATGAAAGCGTTCAG GTACAGCTTCAAGCTGCTGTTGGACCAGGCAAGCCTGGGAGCCATAGGAGGCCCCGAGGAGCTTCTGAGCACCCTGGAGGAGTATGAACAAGACTGGTACATCGGCCTGGCGTCGGAGCACGGCTGGCGGGATGCCGTCCTGCAGGAGAAGCCTTTCCTTTTCTCCCTGGGTTACGACCTCACTATG GGCACCTACACAGGCCGTGTCCTCACACTGCAGGAGGTTCTGGTGCAGCTGGGCCACCTCAATGGGGAGGGGGTGCGGGGCCAGTGGGCCAACCTGTCCTGGGAGCTGCTGTACGCCACCAACGATGACGAGGAGCGCTACAGCATCCAGGCTCACCCCGTGCTCCTGCGCAACCTCACCGTGCAGGCCGCAGACCCACCGCTGGGGTACCCCATCTACTCTTCTGCTCCGCTGCACCTGCCCGTCTTCTGA